One genomic region from Gadus morhua chromosome 9, gadMor3.0, whole genome shotgun sequence encodes:
- the LOC115550508 gene encoding troponin I, fast skeletal muscle: protein MSDCLGNPEGTPHTIYPCFIGVDSYCPVSPAPCPPASTFSLSRPEPNLIMSDGKKMTSSRRHHLKSLMLQIAATWIETEKLELVEAKQNYMAENCPNPDMSGDLAALMEICKKLSQAADKIDDERYDVESKVVKANKEIEDLRMKVVELGGVKKPALKKVRMSADAMLQALLGGKHKVTMDLRSNLKQVKKEVKEESVEAGDWRKNIEDKADRKKMFETS from the exons ATGTCTGATTGTCTTGGTAACCCCGAAGG GACGCCTCACACTATATACCCGTGTTTCATCGGGGTTGATTCCTACTGCCCAGTGTCTCCAGCTCCGTGTCCACCAGCCTCCACCTTCTCTCTGAGCAG GCCTGAACCGAACCTCATCATGTCTGA CGGAAAGAAAATGACTTCCAGCCGTAGGCACCATCTGAAG AGTCTGATGCTGCAGATTGCAGCAACCTGGATTGAGACCGAGAagctggagctggtggaggccaaGCAGAACTACATGGCCGAGAACTGCCCTAACCCCGACATGAGTGGAGACTTGGCTGCACTGATG gaGATTTGCAAGAAGCTCTCCCAGGCGGCCGACAAGATAGATGATGAGCGCTACGACGTGGAGTCCAAAGTGGTGAAGGCCAACAAGGAG ATCGAGGACCTGCGGAtgaaggtggtggagctgggagGCGTGAAGAAGCCAGCCCTGAAGAAGGTCCGCATGTCTGCTGATGCCATGCTGCAGGCCCTACTAGGAGGGAAACACAAGGTCACCATGGACCTCAGGTCCAACCTCAAGCAGGTCAAGAaggaggtcaaggaggag AGCGTAGAGGCCGGAGATTGGCGCAAAAACATTGAGGACAAGGCGGACAGGAAGAAGATGTTCGAGACGTCCTAG
- the LOC115550510 gene encoding troponin I, fast skeletal muscle: MSEKKMTSSRRHHLKSLILSIAANWIEEEKKEAIAAKENHMAENCPAPDLSGDQAALMETCKKLAAILDRLDEERYDAEAKVGKADKEIEDLKIKVVDLVGVKKPALKKVRMSADSMLAALLGSKHKVTMDLRSSLKQVKKEVKEEATEAGDWRKNIEDKADRKKMFETS; the protein is encoded by the exons ATGTCTGA GAAAAAAATGACCTCCAGCCGCAGGCACCACctgaag AGTTTGATCCTGTCAATCGCGGCTAACTGGatcgaggaggagaagaaggaggccaTCGCAGCCAAGGAGAACCACATGGCTGAGAACTGCCCCGCCCCCGACCTCTCTGGAGACCAGGCCGCCCTCATG GAAACGTGCAAGAAGCTGGCAGCCATCCTTGACCGACTGGATGAGGAGAGGTACGACGCTGAGGCAAAAGTGGGCAAGGCCGACAAAGAG ATCGAGGATCTGAAGATCAAGGTTGTTGACCTGGTGGGCGTGAAGAAGCCAGCCCTGAAGAAGGTGCGCATGTCTGCTGACTCCATGCTGGCGGCCCTGCTGGGCTCCAAACACAAGGTCACCATGGACCTGAGGTCCAGTCTCAAGCAGGTCAAGAaggaggtcaaggaggag GCGACGGAGGCTGGAGATTGGCGTAAGAACATTGAGGACAAGGCTGACAGGAAGAAGATGTTTGAGACATCCTAA